The following are encoded in a window of Cyanobacteria bacterium GSL.Bin1 genomic DNA:
- a CDS encoding Rne/Rng family ribonuclease translates to MPKQIIIAEQHHTAAIFSENLIEEMVIATGNQQIGDIFLGVVENVIPGIDAAFVNIGDAERNGFIHVTDLGPLRLKRSAGAITELVAPQQKALVQVMKEPTGNKGPRLTGNISLPGRYLVLMPYGRGVNLSRRIKKESERSRLRALAILVKPAGMGLLVRTEAEGQPEEAIIEDLEALKQQWESIQQAANTTRPPALLNRDDDFIQRVLRDIYTSEVNRIVVDSNIGVKRVKQQLASWSGGRLPNGVLVDHHRERQPILEYFRVNAAIREALKPRVDLPSGGYIIIEPTEALTVIDVNSGSFTRSATSRETVLWTNCEAAVEIARQLLLRKIGGVIIVDFIDMDSRQDQMKVLEAFEQALKKDKARPQISQLSELGLIELTRKRQGQSLYEIFGQTCPTCGGLGHLVHLPGEQEAVPAVPVAGIPTLPRVSAKDTQEKPVEALPTPSVPYSPQEDSSDLELVNHPSYQESGGDSVTRRRRRRSIDPPTKADSGSKPKVSNGAKGGSNDSETSQKNGKEGKESKEVKTKAGSGSRSPQREEPKQKIAVEMSPLEQEMYALMGLSPLVRLDEEVDRRKTLVYAVAPGEKSPDTNGQEGSIKTKTPIHEDNGREENTKELEKETGDGETSAPEFAPEPEPVETETVSAASETSEETKIAAGPEETASATSEEPPQEQKVVRRRRRRSSAKEN, encoded by the coding sequence ATGCCAAAACAAATTATTATTGCAGAGCAACACCACACCGCCGCAATTTTTTCCGAAAATCTCATTGAAGAGATGGTTATTGCTACAGGAAATCAACAAATTGGAGATATTTTCCTGGGCGTTGTCGAGAATGTCATTCCTGGAATTGATGCGGCTTTTGTCAATATTGGCGATGCTGAGCGCAATGGGTTTATACACGTCACAGATTTGGGACCGTTACGCTTAAAACGTAGTGCTGGGGCAATTACTGAGTTAGTTGCTCCGCAACAAAAGGCTTTGGTTCAGGTGATGAAAGAGCCGACGGGGAATAAAGGACCGAGGCTAACCGGCAATATTAGTTTACCGGGGCGGTATTTAGTCCTGATGCCCTATGGTCGTGGGGTTAATCTTTCCCGACGGATCAAGAAAGAGAGCGAACGGAGTCGCTTACGCGCACTGGCTATTCTAGTGAAACCAGCCGGAATGGGCTTGCTGGTCCGCACTGAGGCAGAAGGACAGCCGGAAGAAGCCATTATTGAAGATTTAGAGGCTCTTAAACAACAATGGGAGTCCATTCAACAAGCAGCGAATACCACCCGTCCCCCTGCTTTGTTAAACCGTGATGATGATTTTATCCAACGGGTCTTACGGGACATTTACACCAGTGAAGTGAACCGGATTGTCGTTGATTCCAATATTGGTGTCAAACGCGTCAAACAACAACTGGCTAGTTGGAGTGGTGGACGTTTACCCAATGGGGTATTGGTGGATCATCATCGGGAACGACAGCCCATTCTCGAATATTTTCGCGTCAATGCTGCGATTCGCGAAGCCCTCAAACCACGGGTCGATTTGCCTTCAGGAGGCTATATCATTATCGAACCGACGGAAGCTTTAACCGTCATTGATGTCAACTCTGGCTCATTTACGCGCTCAGCCACTTCTCGCGAAACCGTTTTATGGACGAACTGTGAAGCAGCGGTGGAAATTGCTCGTCAATTGTTATTACGCAAAATTGGCGGTGTAATTATTGTTGATTTTATTGATATGGACTCTCGCCAGGATCAAATGAAGGTTCTCGAAGCATTTGAACAAGCGTTGAAAAAAGATAAAGCCCGTCCCCAAATTTCTCAGTTATCGGAGTTAGGACTAATTGAGTTAACCCGTAAACGCCAAGGACAAAGCCTCTACGAGATTTTTGGGCAGACTTGTCCCACTTGTGGCGGGTTAGGACATTTGGTCCATTTACCGGGAGAACAAGAAGCTGTGCCAGCGGTTCCTGTGGCAGGCATTCCGACACTGCCTAGAGTATCAGCCAAAGATACCCAAGAAAAACCAGTTGAAGCCTTGCCGACGCCATCTGTGCCTTACTCTCCCCAAGAAGATAGCTCAGATTTAGAGTTGGTGAATCATCCTAGCTATCAAGAGTCAGGTGGGGATAGTGTGACTCGTCGTCGCCGTCGTCGCAGCATTGATCCTCCCACTAAAGCGGACTCGGGTTCTAAACCGAAAGTGAGTAATGGCGCTAAAGGAGGAAGTAATGACTCCGAGACCAGCCAAAAGAATGGTAAAGAGGGAAAAGAGAGTAAAGAGGTTAAAACAAAAGCAGGATCTGGTAGTCGTTCGCCGCAACGGGAAGAACCAAAACAGAAAATTGCGGTGGAAATGAGCCCGCTTGAACAGGAAATGTATGCCTTGATGGGGTTATCCCCGTTAGTGCGTTTAGACGAAGAAGTGGATCGGCGCAAAACCTTGGTTTATGCAGTTGCACCGGGTGAAAAAAGCCCAGACACCAATGGTCAAGAGGGAAGTATTAAAACCAAAACCCCGATTCATGAGGATAATGGTCGTGAGGAAAATACCAAAGAACTGGAGAAGGAAACAGGGGACGGTGAAACCTCAGCTCCAGAGTTTGCTCCTGAACCTGAACCGGTAGAAACCGAGACCGTTTCTGCTGCTAGCGAGACGAGTGAAGAAACTAAAATCGCTGCCGGGCCAGAGGAAACTGCATCTGCTACCTCAGAAGAGCCTCCCCAAGAACAAAAGGTAGTTCGTCGTCGTCGCCGTCGTTCTTCTGCGAAAGAGAACTAA
- a CDS encoding pentapeptide repeat-containing protein yields the protein MDIEAIRSGKIQELAGVDLEDEILTEANLEKVNLSGANLVGIDLSHAKLQSAHLNGANLLGGNLTAADIRASLMGVNLTQANLEGADLRGSNLRGANLMGATLSRVSLAGAFLSGANLSEANLQGGDLRSSDLRGVNFQGANLKGANLSDAELQGANLSGANLEEADLRGANLSGANLDSANLLCAELDRVNLKGTNLGGTCLLGTQEDISIIKS from the coding sequence ATGGATATTGAAGCAATCCGGAGTGGCAAAATTCAAGAACTGGCAGGGGTAGACCTAGAAGATGAAATATTAACAGAAGCCAACTTAGAGAAAGTAAACTTGAGCGGTGCAAATCTGGTTGGTATTGATTTATCTCATGCCAAGTTACAATCAGCTCACCTCAATGGAGCTAACTTACTAGGCGGAAATCTTACTGCTGCCGATATCCGGGCGAGTTTGATGGGAGTTAACTTAACCCAAGCCAACTTAGAAGGGGCTGATCTGCGAGGAAGCAACCTCCGCGGCGCCAATTTAATGGGGGCAACCTTATCCCGAGTGAGCTTAGCCGGTGCATTTCTCAGCGGTGCTAATCTCAGCGAAGCGAATTTGCAAGGAGGAGATTTACGCAGCAGTGATCTACGAGGCGTTAATTTTCAAGGGGCAAACCTCAAGGGAGCTAATTTATCTGATGCAGAATTACAAGGGGCGAACTTAAGTGGGGCGAACTTAGAAGAAGCAGATTTACGAGGGGCAAATTTAAGCGGCGCCAACTTAGATTCGGCTAACCTCTTGTGTGCAGAATTGGATCGAGTAAACCTTAAAGGAACTAATTTAGGAGGAACTTGTTTGTTGGGGACACAGGAAGACATTTCAATTATAAAGTCCTAG
- a CDS encoding methyltransferase domain-containing protein encodes MYLYYALGFIALLLVIGIVVYLITARSYESSETVANSYDEWTQDGILEFYWGEHIHLGHYGSPPRRKNFLQAKADFVHEMVKWGGLDSLPRGTTILDVGCGIGGSTRILAKEYGFDVTGVTISSKQVQRATELTPEGVTAKFQVDDALALSFPDNSFDVVWSIEAGPHMPDKAKYASEMVRVLKPGGILVVADWNQRDDRQKPLNFWEKIVMRQLLDQWSHPAFSSIEGFSEQIAETGLIEGDVVTADWTQETLPSWFDSIWQGIIRPKGLIKFGFSGFIKSLREVPTMLLMRLGFGAGLCRFGMFRAVKSQAVSQPTETSTTKAVNA; translated from the coding sequence ATGTACCTTTATTACGCTCTTGGATTTATCGCATTGCTCCTTGTGATTGGTATTGTTGTCTACCTCATCACAGCTCGTAGTTATGAATCGTCTGAGACAGTCGCCAATTCCTACGATGAATGGACGCAAGATGGGATCTTAGAATTCTACTGGGGCGAACATATCCATTTAGGTCACTATGGTTCACCGCCACGACGCAAAAATTTTTTGCAAGCCAAAGCTGACTTTGTACACGAAATGGTGAAATGGGGAGGGTTAGATTCCTTACCCCGCGGGACAACTATTTTAGATGTCGGCTGTGGTATTGGCGGAAGTACTCGCATCTTAGCCAAAGAATATGGGTTTGACGTTACCGGGGTGACGATTAGCTCCAAACAAGTCCAACGGGCAACAGAATTAACTCCGGAGGGGGTTACGGCTAAATTTCAAGTGGATGATGCTTTAGCATTATCTTTCCCGGATAACAGTTTCGATGTGGTTTGGTCAATCGAAGCGGGTCCTCATATGCCAGACAAAGCAAAGTATGCTTCAGAAATGGTGCGTGTCTTAAAACCCGGAGGAATTTTAGTGGTTGCAGACTGGAATCAGCGAGATGACCGGCAAAAACCACTCAATTTCTGGGAAAAAATCGTCATGCGCCAACTCTTAGACCAGTGGTCACATCCTGCGTTCTCCAGTATCGAAGGCTTTTCTGAACAAATAGCAGAAACCGGATTAATAGAAGGAGATGTCGTAACAGCAGATTGGACTCAAGAAACCCTCCCCTCCTGGTTTGACTCCATTTGGCAAGGAATTATTAGACCGAAAGGATTAATTAAGTTCGGTTTCTCAGGATTTATCAAATCCCTCAGAGAAGTACCGACCATGTTGTTGATGCGATTAGGATTTGGGGCTGGTCTTTGTCGATTTGGAATGTTCCGCGCTGTTAAATCGCAAGCAGTTTCCCAACCAACAGAGACATCTACTACGAAAGCGGTCAACGCCTAA
- a CDS encoding glucose-1-phosphate adenylyltransferase: protein MKRVLSIILGGGAGTRLYPLTKLRAKPAVPLAGKYRLIDIPISNCINSGLEKIYVLTQFNSASLNRHISRAYNFSGFTDGFAEVLAAQQTPQNPNWFQGTADAVRKYLWLFQEWDVDEYLILSGDHLYRMDYDKFIHHHRETNADITLSVIPIDEKRASSFGLMKIDDTGRIVDFSEKPKGDALRQMKVDTTTLGLDAAQAQQMPYIASMGIYVFKKEVLGKLLQANPEQTDFGKEIIPSAAPDHRVQAYLFNGYWEDIGTIEAFYKANLALTMQPEPPFSFYDKAAPIYTRARYLPPTKLLHCDVTESIIGEGCILKECTVGNSVLGIRTRIEKGCSVENSMIMGADYYESHGERASGGRQNNQIPIGIGENSKIRRAIVDKNARIGKNVLIMNKDRVEEANREDEGFYIRSGIVVILKNATIPDDTVI from the coding sequence ATGAAAAGAGTTTTAAGTATCATTCTTGGTGGCGGTGCCGGAACGCGCCTGTATCCCTTAACTAAATTACGCGCTAAACCAGCCGTCCCCCTCGCTGGAAAATATCGCCTCATTGATATTCCAATCAGTAACTGTATCAATTCCGGCTTAGAAAAAATTTATGTATTGACCCAATTCAACTCTGCTTCATTAAACCGTCACATTAGTCGCGCCTATAATTTTTCTGGTTTTACCGATGGTTTTGCCGAGGTTCTTGCTGCCCAACAAACCCCACAAAATCCGAATTGGTTCCAAGGAACGGCAGATGCAGTCCGAAAATATTTATGGTTATTTCAAGAGTGGGATGTTGATGAATACTTAATCTTATCTGGGGACCATCTCTATCGGATGGACTATGATAAATTCATTCATCATCACCGAGAAACCAATGCCGATATTACGCTTTCGGTGATTCCGATTGATGAAAAACGCGCGAGCAGCTTCGGATTAATGAAAATTGACGATACCGGACGGATCGTTGATTTTAGTGAAAAACCCAAAGGGGATGCCCTCCGGCAAATGAAGGTCGATACGACGACTTTGGGGTTAGATGCCGCCCAAGCGCAACAAATGCCCTATATTGCCTCAATGGGGATTTATGTCTTCAAGAAAGAAGTTTTAGGAAAATTATTACAGGCCAATCCGGAACAGACGGACTTCGGGAAAGAAATTATTCCCTCTGCTGCACCAGATCACCGCGTACAAGCTTACCTCTTCAATGGTTATTGGGAAGATATCGGAACCATCGAAGCCTTCTACAAGGCAAATCTTGCCCTGACCATGCAGCCAGAACCCCCCTTTAGCTTCTACGATAAAGCTGCACCGATTTATACGCGCGCCCGTTATCTTCCCCCGACAAAACTCTTACACTGCGATGTCACTGAATCAATCATTGGTGAAGGGTGTATTCTCAAAGAATGTACCGTCGGCAATTCTGTATTAGGAATTCGCACGCGCATTGAAAAGGGCTGCTCCGTCGAAAATAGTATGATTATGGGAGCAGATTACTATGAATCTCATGGTGAGAGAGCCTCGGGGGGACGGCAAAATAATCAGATTCCGATTGGCATTGGCGAAAATAGTAAAATTCGTCGCGCGATCGTGGATAAAAATGCCCGCATTGGTAAGAACGTTTTAATCATGAACAAAGACCGCGTAGAAGAAGCTAATCGTGAAGACGAAGGCTTTTATATTCGCAGTGGTATCGTTGTCATCCTGAAAAATGCAACGATTCCTGATGATACTGTCATCTAA
- a CDS encoding metal-dependent phosphohydrolase: protein MLEGSILEKLYTAHQNTDHPLNLGVYYKNTLVALCHALEDFILNSKSNPLVITAFQQGKWYMQEADRYGDIAQKAQKIAIMAAPGAGFSEHPTSQKENVDLVSLDAATDPVAQEWHLMICSPSYTAMVLCQELSEEDYGKTGKPEHDLERKFYGFWTFEPDLVLETVEIAIAHIGNYNRALSAELEQHFLAITSALGTVETEDTGVVVSQVVDYLQNSQAELLNRQQATADREASYLPQAQNLDDNLLSNEMQAFLRMAQLIDQADIQNPMAASEVAALAETMGQVLDLPAWQQKRLRLASLLHRLVPSLGTTPKPERDENEAPSCELIPSVEALRAMPRMSAIARIITHQTEHWDGTGTPGQLAHDNIPLESRILALVSYFQHCVNDLRMKGQTDTREATLNQAYDECKERTNTVFDPKLVEALGLLVMGMQQGMSLETAQPKISAGMWLLDTEQEENLTRT from the coding sequence ATGCTAGAAGGCTCAATTTTAGAAAAACTCTATACTGCTCACCAAAATACAGATCACCCCCTGAATTTGGGTGTCTACTATAAAAATACGTTAGTGGCACTGTGTCATGCCCTGGAAGATTTTATTCTCAATAGTAAAAGTAATCCCTTGGTCATTACTGCCTTTCAGCAGGGGAAGTGGTATATGCAAGAAGCGGATCGTTATGGGGATATTGCTCAGAAAGCCCAGAAAATTGCAATTATGGCAGCTCCAGGGGCTGGTTTTTCCGAACATCCCACCAGTCAGAAAGAAAATGTTGATTTAGTGAGTCTAGATGCAGCTACTGATCCAGTGGCTCAAGAATGGCATCTCATGATTTGTTCTCCCAGCTATACAGCAATGGTGCTGTGTCAAGAACTATCAGAAGAAGATTATGGGAAAACGGGGAAACCGGAACATGATTTAGAACGAAAGTTTTATGGGTTTTGGACATTTGAACCTGATTTGGTTTTAGAAACAGTAGAAATCGCGATCGCGCACATTGGCAACTATAATCGTGCCCTCTCCGCTGAGTTAGAACAGCATTTTCTCGCGATTACCTCAGCTTTGGGCACTGTAGAAACAGAAGACACCGGTGTAGTTGTTTCCCAAGTGGTTGATTATCTCCAAAACTCCCAAGCCGAACTCCTGAATCGTCAACAAGCAACAGCCGATCGCGAAGCCTCCTATTTACCGCAAGCTCAAAACTTGGACGATAATTTACTGTCCAACGAAATGCAAGCCTTCTTACGGATGGCACAACTGATTGACCAAGCTGATATTCAGAATCCGATGGCTGCTTCAGAAGTGGCTGCTTTAGCAGAAACCATGGGACAAGTCTTAGATCTACCCGCTTGGCAACAAAAACGACTCCGGTTAGCCAGTTTATTGCACCGTTTGGTTCCTTCCTTGGGAACAACACCCAAACCAGAAAGAGATGAAAATGAAGCTCCTTCCTGTGAATTAATCCCGAGTGTAGAAGCCTTGCGAGCGATGCCCAGAATGAGCGCGATCGCGCGGATCATTACCCATCAAACCGAACACTGGGACGGCACCGGCACCCCAGGACAGCTTGCCCATGATAATATTCCTCTAGAATCGAGAATTTTAGCCCTTGTCAGTTACTTTCAACACTGCGTGAATGATTTACGCATGAAGGGACAAACCGACACCCGGGAAGCAACGCTCAACCAAGCCTACGACGAGTGTAAAGAGCGGACCAATACAGTTTTTGATCCCAAATTGGTGGAAGCGCTTGGTTTACTTGTTATGGGAATGCAACAGGGCATGAGCTTGGAAACGGCTCAACCCAAAATTTCTGCAGGGATGTGGCTTTTAGACACAGAACAAGAAGAAAATCTCACACGAACTTAA
- the pyrF gene encoding orotidine-5'-phosphate decarboxylase — protein MLPQERIIVPLDVPDLESAIALVEKLPDVTFWKVGLELFVSAGTSILDYLKEQEKRIFLDLKFHDIPNTIAGACRSAIQYNVDLLTIHATAGKQALQAAAEAKKSINGTTKLVAITVLTSINARELAIELKVPLELPEYALQMAILAQEAGLDGAVCSPQEASELRRVCGDDFWLVCPGVRPSFSQIGDQKRVMTPKEALQAGADYLVIGRPITGVENPEMAWQQICQEIMN, from the coding sequence ATGTTACCTCAAGAGCGAATTATTGTTCCTTTAGATGTTCCCGATTTAGAAAGCGCGATCGCGCTCGTAGAAAAACTCCCCGATGTAACATTTTGGAAAGTGGGACTCGAATTATTTGTAAGTGCAGGAACTTCAATTTTAGATTATCTCAAAGAACAAGAGAAACGGATTTTTCTTGACCTTAAATTCCATGATATTCCGAATACCATTGCTGGGGCTTGCCGTTCTGCGATTCAATACAACGTCGATTTACTCACCATCCATGCTACAGCAGGAAAACAAGCCTTACAAGCAGCAGCAGAAGCGAAAAAAAGCATCAATGGAACCACTAAATTAGTTGCCATTACCGTTTTAACGAGTATTAATGCCCGGGAACTAGCAATTGAATTAAAAGTCCCCCTTGAGCTCCCTGAATATGCCCTACAAATGGCAATTTTAGCGCAAGAAGCAGGACTTGACGGTGCAGTTTGTTCTCCTCAAGAAGCCAGTGAATTGAGGCGGGTTTGCGGGGATGATTTTTGGTTAGTTTGTCCAGGAGTCCGTCCCAGTTTCTCTCAAATTGGCGATCAAAAACGAGTGATGACGCCCAAAGAAGCCTTACAAGCAGGGGCTGATTATTTAGTGATTGGTCGTCCCATTACTGGGGTAGAAAATCCAGAAATGGCATGGCAACAAATTTGTCAGGAGATTATGAATTGA
- a CDS encoding NAD(P)-binding protein translates to MQDEIAIVGAGIGGLTLARSLEQKGLPFQLYDQADSFEALGYGIQVSPNVVRVLNDLGVKKHLESISHRCLGFELRSFNSDKVLAKWTLDCNTPYYQCRRADLHQLLFNSIQDKSNIHFSRRLASYQQNGNHVSLYWDNSEPITAKALIAADGVRSAVRRSLFPQHQVQYAGYAAFRAILPYREKYRSFLGQATVWMGKNHHAVVYPIGNEQEGKSWLNLVLVVKDTNWHEQGWTIPADKKAIARDFANQSDELSALLEDLLASPEPCFKWGLFIHQPLPYWSEGNVTLLGDAAHPMLPFQAQGAAMAIEDSYVLAHYLARESDIEKAFVKYQEARIKRATRMQQVSRNNANVFHASGVKAALRNFALGLVSVINPNLLNKKSAWIYDYDAKTG, encoded by the coding sequence ATGCAGGATGAAATTGCAATAGTCGGCGCAGGGATTGGTGGTTTAACTCTTGCTCGCAGCTTAGAGCAAAAAGGTCTTCCTTTTCAACTATATGACCAAGCAGATTCCTTTGAAGCTTTAGGATATGGAATTCAAGTCAGTCCTAATGTGGTAAGAGTACTAAATGACTTAGGTGTCAAAAAACATCTAGAGAGCATATCTCATCGTTGTCTGGGTTTTGAATTGCGATCTTTTAATTCCGATAAAGTTTTAGCAAAATGGACGCTAGATTGCAATACACCTTATTATCAATGCCGACGGGCAGATTTACACCAATTACTGTTTAATTCCATTCAAGACAAAAGTAACATTCATTTCTCACGACGCTTGGCGTCTTATCAGCAAAACGGAAATCACGTATCTCTCTACTGGGACAACTCTGAACCCATAACTGCAAAAGCATTGATCGCAGCCGATGGGGTTCGTTCAGCGGTCAGGCGATCGCTGTTTCCCCAGCATCAAGTTCAATATGCAGGGTATGCTGCTTTTCGAGCAATTTTACCCTATCGAGAAAAATATCGTTCTTTCCTGGGTCAAGCAACGGTTTGGATGGGAAAAAATCATCATGCTGTGGTCTATCCGATTGGGAATGAACAGGAGGGTAAATCTTGGCTCAACTTAGTCTTAGTTGTCAAAGATACCAATTGGCACGAGCAAGGTTGGACAATTCCTGCCGATAAAAAAGCAATCGCTCGAGATTTTGCTAATCAATCCGATGAACTTAGTGCTCTTTTAGAGGATTTGCTTGCAAGTCCCGAACCTTGCTTTAAATGGGGCTTATTCATCCATCAGCCACTCCCTTATTGGTCAGAAGGGAACGTCACTTTATTAGGGGATGCTGCCCACCCAATGCTTCCTTTTCAAGCCCAGGGAGCAGCAATGGCAATCGAAGATAGCTATGTTTTAGCGCACTATCTTGCTCGTGAAAGTGATATCGAAAAAGCCTTTGTTAAGTATCAAGAAGCTCGAATCAAACGTGCTACAAGAATGCAGCAAGTATCAAGAAATAATGCGAATGTCTTCCATGCTTCAGGAGTTAAAGCAGCTTTGAGAAATTTCGCTTTGGGGTTAGTGTCGGTCATTAATCCTAATTTACTCAATAAAAAATCCGCTTGGATTTATGATTATGATGCCAAAACTGGTTAG